Proteins from one Belonocnema kinseyi isolate 2016_QV_RU_SX_M_011 chromosome 8, B_treatae_v1, whole genome shotgun sequence genomic window:
- the LOC117178595 gene encoding uncharacterized protein K02A2.6-like encodes MRISEIADPSKLDPEIVKAVEKVNQNSWEATDKNVFYQFCLELSTLRPMMLRGNKIVILLNLRSKTLELAHEGHPGETVMKRRLRAKVWRSLIDREAEKFVKKCRDCLMVMQPIKPPPMSRHKFPEGPWQYLAIYHMDPSPNQKMVFVVIDYYSRYQELKFLKQTTSSVIIQHLTEIFLTLGLPKSIRADNGAQFISQEFRRFCKENNIELIHTTPYWPQANAEVENMNKCILKRLQIGYANDRNLQMELQEFTLMHNVTPHGTTKMSLSEMMFNRNKRDKILSILDINDGSTEEEARENNILNKQRGKGRWGKRYLKR; translated from the coding sequence ATGAGGATTTCTGAAATCGCAGACCCAAGCAAATTAGATCCTGAGATAGTAAAGGCCGTCGAGAAAGTTAATCAGAATTCCTGGGAAGCAAccgacaaaaatgtattttatcaattttgcttGGAGCTTTCGACATTGAGACCAATGATGTTAAGAGGAAACAAAATAGTAATTCTTCTAAATCTGCGATCCAAGACTCTAGAACTAGCTCATGAAGGACACCCCGGTGAAACGGTAATGAAAAGAAGACTAAGAGCTAAGGTATGGCGGTCGTTGATTGACAGGGAAGCCGAGAAGTTTGTCAAAAAATGCAGAGATTGTCTCATGGTTATGCAGCCAATCAAACCACCGCCTATGTCAAGACACAAATTCCCTGAGGGTCCTTGGCAATATTTAGCTATTTACCATATGGACCCATCACCTAACCAAAAGATGGTGTTTGTAGTAATAGATTACTACTCCAGATATcaagagttgaaatttttaaaacaaaccacTTCCAGCGTTATAATCCAACAtcttacagaaatttttttgacattggGACTCCCGAAATCTATTAGAGCCGATAATGGAGCACAGTTCATCAGTCAGGAATTCAGacgattttgtaaagaaaataacaTTGAGCTGATTCATACCACACCATATTGGCCACAAGCAAATGCGGAAGTAGAGAACATGAACAAATGCATCCTGAAACGCCTTCAAATTGGTTACGCTAACGATCGGAATTTGCAAATGGAATTGCAAGAGTTTACATTGATGCATAATGTTACTCCTCACGGAACCACGAAAATGTCACTATCGGAAATGATGTTTAATCGcaataaaagagataaaattcTATCAATCCTTGATATAAATGACGGGAGCACTGAAGAAGAAGCCAGAGAGAACAACATTCTTAATAAACAGAGAGGAAAGGGAAGATGGGGCAAGAGGTACCTAAAAAGATAG